In Armatimonadota bacterium, the genomic window CTGGGAAGTGGTCGATCCGGAGAAGTGGGTCCCGGACGGCTATGTCTGCGTCCGCGTCGATTCGCGGGGCGCCGGCCGCTCCCCGGGCGTGCTCGATGTCTACTCCCCCCGCGAGACCCGAGACCTGTACCAGTGCATCGAGTGGGCCGCGGGTCAGCCCTGGAGCAGCGGTAAGGTGGGGCTGAGCGGCATCTCCTATTACGCGATCAACCAGTGGCTGGTGGCCGGCCTGCAGCCGCCGCACCTGGCCGCCATGTGCGCCTGGGAGGGCGCGGCCGATTACTACCGCGACTTCCACCGCCACGGCGGGATCCTGTGCACCTTCACCGGGTCGTGGTTCAAGGCCCAGGTGGAGACCGTGCAGCACGGAGTCGGGGTGCGGGGGCCCGTCGATCCCAACAGCGGCCTGCTGGTGGCCGGCCCTGAAACCCTGGCCGAACATGAACTGGCCCGACGGCGGATCGATCCGATGCAGCAGGCCCTGGTGCGGGTCCTCGATGATCCCTGGTATCGGGAGCGGTCGGCGGACTGGTCGAAGGTGACGGTACCGTTCCTCTCGGCCGGCAACTGGGGAGGGCACGGGCTGCACCTGCGCGGGAACGTGGAAGCCTTCGTCCGGGCGGCCTCGCGCCAGAAGTGGCTGGAGATCCACGGCCTGGAGCACTGGACGCACTACTACACCCACTACGGCCTCGATCTCCAGAAACGGTTCTTCGCCCACTTCCTCAAGGGCATGGACAACGGGTGGGACCGCGAACCGCCGGTTTTGCTCAACATCCGCCGTGTGGACCGGTTCGTGCTCCGCCGGGAACAGCAGTGGCCGCTGGCGCGGACCCGGTGGACTCCTCTGTACCTCAATCCGGCTCGGCGAAGCCTGGACTGGGAACCGCCGGCCGCCGGCAGTGAGGTCACCTACCGTCCCCTGCAGGAAGGCGTCACCTTTCGCACACCCCCTTTTGCTCAGGAGACGGAGATCACCGGCCCGATGGCGGCAAAGCTCTTCATCGCCTCCGCCACCATCGACGCAGACCTTTTCCTGGTGATCCGCCTGTTCGATCCCGGGGGGCAGGAGGTGACCTTTGCCGGCGCGGTCGAGCCGCGGGCGCCCATCGCCCAGGGGTGGCTGCGCGCCTCTCACAGGAAGCTGGACCGGACGCTCTCCACCCCTTATCGGCCGTACCACACCCACGATGAACTGCAGCCCTTGGTTCCGGGCGCAGTGTACGATGTCGATGTGGAAATCTGGCCGACGAGCATCGTCGTGCCGCCGGGATACGTGCTGACCCTGACGGTGCAGGGGAAGGACTTCGAGCGAGAAGACACCCCCGCCGGGCTGGGGCCGTGGAGAGCCCTGCGGGGGAGCGGGCCCTTCCTCCACAACCATCCCTGGGACCGGCGCCCGGAGATCTACGGCGGTGCCGTGACCGTGTACGGGGGCGGTACGCGGAGTTCGTTCCTCTTGCTGCCCGTCATCCCCGGATGACCGCTGGGGCGTCCTCCGGCGTGTACCCCAGATACCGCTGCAGCGCTCCCTCCACCTTCCGCAGCGCGTCCCGCCAGGTCGTTCGGCGCGTGAAGAGGTGCGTCTCCTCGGGGTAATAGTGGGCCTCGAACACCTTCCCGTGCTCCACGCAATCCTTCACGATGAGGTTCAGCTGCTCGAAGGGCACGGCCTCATCCTTCGTTCCGTGCAGGTTGATCAGGGGGGCGCGCAACTCCGCGACCAGGTGGCGCGGCGAGGCGTTGCGCCAGACCTCGGGACTCTGCTCCCGGGAGCCGCGGGCCCGTCCCAGGAAGTAGTCGTAGGCCGGCCGGAAGGCCTCCCGGGCCCAGGCCATCCACCGGTCGAAGTCCCAGATGCCGGCGATGTTGATGCCCAGGGCAAAGGTCTGCGGTGACCGGACCAACGCGGCCAGAGTCAGCCAGCCCCCGTAGCTCAAACCCCAGACGCCCACGCGCTGCGGGTCCACGAAGGGTAGGGTCTTGAGCCACTCGCCGGCCCGCACGCAGTCCTCGCACTCCACCACGGCCAGGCCGCCGGAGTTTCCCTGCTCGAAGGCCTTCCCGTATCCGATGCCCCCGCGGTAGTTGATCAGATACGAGACCACCCCGCGCTCCGCCAACCACAGCGACACGGCGTAGAAAAAGGCGTAGGCCTTCAGCGGCGGGAACCCTTCGCGCATCTGCCGCATCCCCCCGCCGTGGATGTAGAGCAGCGCGGGATACCGGCGGCCCGGTTCCAGGTCGGGAGGGACCAGCAGGTACCCCGGAATCTCCAGCCCGCCCGCGCCCGGCGTCTTCGCCGGCTGCGGGAGGGCGAAGCGAGATGGCGCCACACCCTCGGGCATCGAGCCGACGAGACGGCGCAGACCGGCGCCGTCACGGCCGACCACCCAGAGTTCGGGCGCGTGGTGAACCGTACTGTGGCGGAAGGCAACGAGGCGGCCGTCGGGGGACCACGCCGCCTCGACGCTGGTGCCGGGGGTGTCCACCAGGCGGCGCAGCACGCCTGAACCCAGGTCGACGCAGAACAGGTGGCGCATCCCGAGGTTCTCCCGGTTGGTGGAGAAGACCGCCTCGCGACCGTCCGGGCTGATCCGCGGAAGGTCGTAGGCGTGCCCGACATCCTCCCCGGTCCCTTCGGTGAGCACCCGCAGGCGGCCATCCTCCGTGTCCAGCAGGTAGAGATGCCACCAGCCCTCGTGACGCAGCACGAGCAGGGCCTGCCGGCCGTCGGGATGGGGCTGCGCGGCAAAGGGCGCGCCCAGGCCCTCGGGCTCGTCTTCGCGGTGCAGCACGCGCACCGTGCCGTCGGGCAGGTCGAGGACGCACCACTCCCGGGCGGTGTACGCCACCGACGGCCGGGCAAAGATCAACCGGCCCGGGCGCAGCCAGGTGAAGGGCCCCTCCAGGTTCTCCGTCTCCGAGCGCCACAGGACGTGTCCCAAGGAATCTGTCACGGCCAGATCCCAGCGCCCGCGATCATCCCGGAACGTCACCGCGATGGCCGATCCGTCCGGCGCCCAGGACAGCGTCGGCTGATGGTCCAGCCCCTGCACGCGACCGCCGACGTCGAGATGACGCAGCGACGGTTCCGCAGGATCCCAGAGCCACAGCCGACCGCCCGTGACGAAGGCCAGCGCCGGAGGGGCGGGCGACCACTGCACCGCGGTGACGGGATCGGGGCCGGCGTAGAGGACGCTGGGGCGCCAGCCGTCGTCCGAGGGCGCCTCCCCCTGACCGGCGGTGAGGAGGCGCCCGCCCTGCAGGTAGGCCAACCGCCCGTCCGGCGCCCAGTCGAAGGCCGTGACCGGGAGGTCGCCCCGGGAGATTTCCAGGCTCTGCGCAGTGCGGACGTCCACGACCCGCAGGGAGTAGCGGCCGCCGTCATCGAGAATGTAGCCGATCCGTCTCCCGTCGGGGGCCCAGGCATGGGCGGAAAAGTACGTGATGGCCAGCACCTGCTCCAGCGTGATGGCCGGCGATCCCATCGGCCCCACCTCCTTTCGTCTCGTTACAGCCTGGGATCCAGCGCGTCCCGCAGGCCGTCGCCCAGGAAGTTGAAGCCCAACACGGTGAGCATGATCGCCAGACCCGGGAGCGTGGAGATGTGCGGCGCGGTGCGCAGGAAGGCCCGTCCTTCGTTCAGCATCGTGCCCCAGGACGGAGTGGGGGGCTGCACCCCCAATCCCAGGAAGGACAGCGCCGCCTCGGCGATGATGGCCGCCGCCATGCCCACCGTGGCCAGGACGATGATCGGCGCCACCACATTGGGCAGGATGTGTCGGAGGAGGATCCTGACGTCACCGGTCCCCAGGGCCCGCGCCGCCTGCACGAAATCCAGTTCGCGCAGGACCAGGACCTGCCCGCGCACGACCCGGGCATAGGTCGTCCAGGCCACCAGGCCCAGGGCGATCATCACGTTCACCAGGCTCGGCCCTAGCACGGCGATGATGGCGATCGCCAGGACGATGACCGGAAAGGCCAGGAAGACGTCCACCGTCCGCATCAGGATGTTGTCCACGACGCCGCCGTAGTACCCGGCGGTCAGTCCGACGACGGTGCCCAGGCTGGCGGCGATCCCCACCGCCACGACCCCCACCTGCAGAGAGATGCGGGTGCCGTAGATCAGGCGGGCCAGGATATCGCGGCCCACGGCGTCGGTCCCCAACAGGTGGCCGGGAGCGCCGGGCGGTGCGGCGGGATGGGCGTAGTCGATGGCCAGCGGGTCCGCGGGGGAGACGTAGGGCGCGAAGAGCGCCAGCAGGACGATCAGGGCGATCATCCCCAGCCCCGCCATGGCCAGGCGGTGGCGGCGCAGCCGCCGCCAGGCGGCGCGCCAGTAGCCCTCGTGCCTGGCTGTCGCCTCAGCGGCGGCCCTAGGCATAGCGGATGCGCGGGTCGATGAGCGCATAGATGACGTCCACGGCCAGATTGGCGGCGATGCGCACCACCGCGATCATCAGCACGACCCCCTGGACCACGGGGAAGTCGCGCTGGACGATGGACCGGATGGCCAGCCGGCCGATCCCCGGCCAGGCGAAGATCGTCTCGGTGATGACCGCGCCGCCCAGCAGCGCGCCGAGGTCCAACCCGATGACCGTCACCACCGGGATGAGCGCGTTGCGCAGGGCGTGGCGCACGACGACCCGGCTACCCTGCAGCCCCTTGGCGCGGGCCGTACGGATGTAGTCCTGGCCGATCACCTCCAGCATGCTGCTGCGGGTCAGCCGGGTGACCACCGCGGCCAGGGCGCTGCCCAGCGTCACGGCCGGGAGGATCAGGTGGACGACGGCGGTGATGAGGCCGGCGGGATTGCCGGAGGTCAGCAGCATCCACAGGCCCGACAGGACGGGCTCCCCGCGCCCGGAGGCGGGCAGCCAGCCCAACCGCAGGGCGAAGAGGAAGATCAACATGACCCCCAGCCAGAAGTTGGGCATGGAGATACCCAGCATCGCCGCCACGGTGCCCGCCGTGTCCAGCAAAGAGTATTTGCGCACCGCCGAGATGACGCCGACGGGGATGGCGATGGCCAGCGCGACGACGACCGCGGCCAGGGCCAGTTCAATCGTCGCCGGGAGCCGCTCGGCGATCAACTGGCGCACGGGTTCATCGGAGGACAGGGAGGTGCCCAGGTCGCCGGTGACGAGCCGACCCAGGAACTTCAGATATTGGACGGGGAGGCTGCGATCCAGTCCGAGGACGTGACGCAACCGCAGGATCTCTTCGGCCGTCGCGTTCTCGGCACCGATCATGATGACCACCGGGTCGCCCGGGATCAGCCGCAGCAGGCCGAAGATCACCAGGGAGACCCCGAACAGCACCGGGATCGTAGCCAGGAGGCGCTGCAGGATGTAGCGGCCCACGGAGAACGGCGCCTATCCCATGCGCCGGCGGATCGGACCGCGGCCTAGCGACCGGTTCCCATCTTGACGTCGATGCCGTAGGGGGTCTTCAACACGATCCACCCGCTGACGTGCGGTTTGAACCCCTGCACCGCCTTCCGCGTGGCGTAGGTGCGCTTCTCGTGGAAGAGGAACACCATGGGCGCCTCCTGGACGATCAGCCGCTGCGCCTCCCGATAGATCCGGATCCGCTCCCTGGCATCGGTGACGGTGCGGGCGCGGTCCAGCAGCTCATCCACCCTGGCATTGCGGAATTTGGTGAAATTGAATCCGCCGATGGCCGAGCTGTGGAACGGGCTGTAGAGCAACGAATCCGGCTCCGGGTTCGTCGTCCAGCCGACCCGGAGGGTGTCGTAGTTCGTCTTCAGGAGCCGGTCCAGCAGCGTCGGGAAGTCTACCGCCGTGACCTTCACGGTGACGTTGATCTGCTTGAGCATGTCGATGATCAGCGGCACCTCACGCTGGAGCTCCTCCGTGGCCGAGATCAGGTAGTTCATCTCGAAGCCGCCCCCCTGGCCGGCTTCGGCCATGAGCTG contains:
- a CDS encoding CocE/NonD family hydrolase, whose protein sequence is MSGQSAGSSRVDAATTNRMRIDYDVPIPMDDGVVLRADVYRPDEGRRYPVLLSYGPYGKGLPIQLGYPDQWGALVRSFPEVAEGSSCRYANWEVVDPEKWVPDGYVCVRVDSRGAGRSPGVLDVYSPRETRDLYQCIEWAAGQPWSSGKVGLSGISYYAINQWLVAGLQPPHLAAMCAWEGAADYYRDFHRHGGILCTFTGSWFKAQVETVQHGVGVRGPVDPNSGLLVAGPETLAEHELARRRIDPMQQALVRVLDDPWYRERSADWSKVTVPFLSAGNWGGHGLHLRGNVEAFVRAASRQKWLEIHGLEHWTHYYTHYGLDLQKRFFAHFLKGMDNGWDREPPVLLNIRRVDRFVLRREQQWPLARTRWTPLYLNPARRSLDWEPPAAGSEVTYRPLQEGVTFRTPPFAQETEITGPMAAKLFIASATIDADLFLVIRLFDPGGQEVTFAGAVEPRAPIAQGWLRASHRKLDRTLSTPYRPYHTHDELQPLVPGAVYDVDVEIWPTSIVVPPGYVLTLTVQGKDFEREDTPAGLGPWRALRGSGPFLHNHPWDRRPEIYGGAVTVYGGGTRSSFLLLPVIPG
- a CDS encoding prolyl oligopeptidase family serine peptidase — encoded protein: MGSPAITLEQVLAITYFSAHAWAPDGRRIGYILDDGGRYSLRVVDVRTAQSLEISRGDLPVTAFDWAPDGRLAYLQGGRLLTAGQGEAPSDDGWRPSVLYAGPDPVTAVQWSPAPPALAFVTGGRLWLWDPAEPSLRHLDVGGRVQGLDHQPTLSWAPDGSAIAVTFRDDRGRWDLAVTDSLGHVLWRSETENLEGPFTWLRPGRLIFARPSVAYTAREWCVLDLPDGTVRVLHREDEPEGLGAPFAAQPHPDGRQALLVLRHEGWWHLYLLDTEDGRLRVLTEGTGEDVGHAYDLPRISPDGREAVFSTNRENLGMRHLFCVDLGSGVLRRLVDTPGTSVEAAWSPDGRLVAFRHSTVHHAPELWVVGRDGAGLRRLVGSMPEGVAPSRFALPQPAKTPGAGGLEIPGYLLVPPDLEPGRRYPALLYIHGGGMRQMREGFPPLKAYAFFYAVSLWLAERGVVSYLINYRGGIGYGKAFEQGNSGGLAVVECEDCVRAGEWLKTLPFVDPQRVGVWGLSYGGWLTLAALVRSPQTFALGINIAGIWDFDRWMAWAREAFRPAYDYFLGRARGSREQSPEVWRNASPRHLVAELRAPLINLHGTKDEAVPFEQLNLIVKDCVEHGKVFEAHYYPEETHLFTRRTTWRDALRKVEGALQRYLGYTPEDAPAVIRG
- a CDS encoding ABC transporter permease; this translates as MPRAAAEATARHEGYWRAAWRRLRRHRLAMAGLGMIALIVLLALFAPYVSPADPLAIDYAHPAAPPGAPGHLLGTDAVGRDILARLIYGTRISLQVGVVAVGIAASLGTVVGLTAGYYGGVVDNILMRTVDVFLAFPVIVLAIAIIAVLGPSLVNVMIALGLVAWTTYARVVRGQVLVLRELDFVQAARALGTGDVRILLRHILPNVVAPIIVLATVGMAAAIIAEAALSFLGLGVQPPTPSWGTMLNEGRAFLRTAPHISTLPGLAIMLTVLGFNFLGDGLRDALDPRL
- a CDS encoding ABC transporter permease yields the protein MGRYILQRLLATIPVLFGVSLVIFGLLRLIPGDPVVIMIGAENATAEEILRLRHVLGLDRSLPVQYLKFLGRLVTGDLGTSLSSDEPVRQLIAERLPATIELALAAVVVALAIAIPVGVISAVRKYSLLDTAGTVAAMLGISMPNFWLGVMLIFLFALRLGWLPASGRGEPVLSGLWMLLTSGNPAGLITAVVHLILPAVTLGSALAAVVTRLTRSSMLEVIGQDYIRTARAKGLQGSRVVVRHALRNALIPVVTVIGLDLGALLGGAVITETIFAWPGIGRLAIRSIVQRDFPVVQGVVLMIAVVRIAANLAVDVIYALIDPRIRYA